From Aedes albopictus strain Foshan chromosome 1, AalbF5, whole genome shotgun sequence, one genomic window encodes:
- the LOC109428434 gene encoding large ribosomal subunit protein uL22m, translated as MSHLLRNFSRLAIGSSNRLMPALTAFPAVATNQFHTSSTLSKKWNSHSTGPKRWLDYNKIVYAPQTPDETPRPAFVCHQKTNIKYSPKKMWYIASFVRGMSVDEAVKQLSFIDKKGAAAVKEAILEAVEMAVKQHNVEFRSNLWVAESFCGKGRVFKGFRRHGRGRFGEVEYKHSHYFVRLEEGSPPENYYPGQEPKSGDQMLQEWLESMRKRKVINSL; from the coding sequence ATGTCCCATCTGTTGCGTAACTTCAGCCGGCTGGCCATCGGCAGTTCCAACCGCTTAATGCCGGCCTTAACCGCCTTCCCCGCGGTCGCCACCAACCAATTCCACACGAGCAGCACGTTGTCCAAGAAGTGGAACAGTCACAGTACCGGCCCGAAACGATGGCTCGATTACAACAAAATCGTGTACGCACCGCAAACACCGGACGAAACCCCCCGGCCAGCTTTCGTGTGCCACCAGAAGACCAACATCAAGTACAGCCCGAAAAAGATGTGGTACATTGCCAGCTTCGTGCGGGGCATGTCGGTGGACGAAGCCGTCAAGCAGCTGTCCTTCATCGATAAGAAGGGAGCCGCCGCAGTGAAGGAAGCGATTCTGGAGGCGGTGGAAATGGCCGTCAAGCAGCATAATGTGGAGTTCCGGTCAAACCTGTGGGTGGCGGAATCGTTCTGTGGCAAGGGGCGAGTGTTCAAGGGTTTCCGTCGGCACGGACGGGGCCGGTTCGGTGAGGTCGAGTACAAACATTCGCACTACTTTGTCCGGCTGGAGGAGGGAAGCCCACCGGAGAATTACTACCCGGGACAGGAACCGAAGAGTGGCGACCAGATGCTGCAGGAGTGGCTGGAGTCCATGCGAAAGCGGAAGGTTATCAATTCGCTGTAG